Proteins from a single region of Acidimicrobiales bacterium:
- a CDS encoding type II toxin-antitoxin system VapB family antitoxin, protein MALSIKDEEADRLARELAAATGETLTDAVTVALRERLDRERSRSRVGIARRLRRLADEVAELEVVDGRAADEIIGYDDAGLPT, encoded by the coding sequence ATGGCGTTGAGCATCAAGGACGAAGAGGCCGACCGGCTCGCCCGGGAGTTGGCCGCAGCCACCGGCGAGACGCTCACCGATGCTGTGACCGTCGCCCTACGTGAACGCCTGGACCGCGAGCGGAGCCGCAGCCGGGTCGGCATCGCCCGGAGGCTTCGACGACTGGCCGACGAGGTCGCCGAGTTGGAGGTCGTCGACGGGCGGGCCGCCGATGAGATCATCGGCTACGACGATGCAGGGCTCCCCACGTGA
- a CDS encoding type II toxin-antitoxin system VapC family toxin — protein MTAVVVDTSAAVAIINDEPGGEDLALLLEGAGERIMSAAGLVELGIVLEARFGVPGAALADRFVRDGEIDVVPVDRRVAEAALAGWRRFGKGRHRAALNFGDCFTYGLAVDADAAVMCVGDDFAATDIEVIRPTG, from the coding sequence GTGACCGCGGTAGTGGTCGACACATCCGCCGCGGTGGCAATCATCAATGATGAGCCCGGCGGTGAGGACCTCGCGCTGCTGCTGGAGGGTGCCGGCGAACGGATCATGTCCGCAGCCGGTCTCGTCGAGCTGGGGATCGTGCTCGAGGCGCGCTTCGGAGTGCCGGGGGCAGCGCTTGCCGACCGATTCGTACGCGATGGCGAGATCGACGTCGTCCCGGTGGACAGGCGGGTCGCCGAGGCGGCTCTGGCCGGCTGGCGGCGCTTTGGAAAGGGCCGTCATCGGGCTGCCTTGAACTTCGGCGACTGCTTCACCTACGGACTCGCGGTCGACGCCGACGCTGCAGTCATGTGCGTGGGCGACGACTTCGCCGCCACCGACATCGAGGTCATCCGGCCGACGGGGTAG
- a CDS encoding pyridoxamine 5'-phosphate oxidase family protein, translating into MADDAHRITTLAQLREVIPEPVEVAVAKTRPTLDEHSRRFIALSPLVLIGTQSVDGRGDVSPKGDPAGFVAVLDDTTIVIPDRPGNNRTDTFANVIANPSVGLLFVVPGLTETLRVNGTATLTTDPELLRTLSVNGREPKLAMVVTVTEAFLHCGKALIRSKLWDPGRHVDRSAVPSIGRVIADQLALDDDFVAEADAALAEDYRNGLY; encoded by the coding sequence ATGGCCGACGACGCCCACCGCATCACGACGCTCGCCCAACTACGGGAGGTGATCCCCGAACCGGTCGAGGTGGCGGTGGCGAAGACCCGCCCGACCCTCGATGAGCACTCCCGGCGGTTCATCGCGCTGTCGCCGTTGGTGTTGATCGGAACGCAGTCCGTCGACGGTCGCGGCGACGTGAGTCCGAAGGGCGATCCGGCGGGGTTCGTGGCCGTGCTGGACGACACGACGATCGTCATCCCGGACCGGCCGGGCAACAACCGCACCGACACGTTCGCCAATGTCATAGCGAATCCATCGGTGGGTCTGTTGTTCGTCGTGCCCGGTCTGACCGAGACGCTGAGGGTGAACGGGACAGCGACGCTGACGACCGACCCCGAGCTGTTGAGAACTCTCTCCGTCAACGGTCGCGAGCCGAAGCTGGCGATGGTGGTCACGGTGACCGAGGCCTTCCTGCACTGCGGCAAGGCTCTCATCCGTTCGAAACTCTGGGACCCCGGGCGTCACGTCGACCGCTCCGCTGTGCCGTCGATCGGTCGGGTGATCGCCGACCAGCTCGCGCTCGACGACGACTTCGTCGCCGAGGCCGACGCCGCCCTGGCCGAGGACTACCGCAACGGCCTCTACTGA
- a CDS encoding septum formation family protein: MLKFRVVALLVVAALIAAACGGGGDESADEATPTPTEESTPEPTPEPTPEPTPEPTEEPTPEPTPEPTPEPEPLWWDLLEVGSCFDDPLDFDYGAQIIEPVDCAQLHDNEIFHTVEYPADSDTFPGLDVLFEYADEDVCVDPYEEFTGFTLEEQPIPYFSIVPNEETWPAGDRRITCAVYEVEGLIGSVASAGLSAPELVALYVARVDDQVDLFLAVPGQEPVNITNTPEEEDNVPPSVSEASLAVFGRAFDEEGTDTDIWSIDLLTGEQTNILDSTADEAIPRIRNDGSRIAYISDEGTDEYDVWSMNPDGSDRVRLTDNPDRDSNPNWSPDGSQIVYRARVEGNSDIWIMNADGSDPQRLTDDPGGDYDPVFSPDGTKIAFTSDRTGDFEIWVMDLDGSNQTNLTNHPADDEHPNWTSDSNGIGFTSDRWSTSLWLMRADGSDQTLFLPQPLAGYGVFSGPLP, encoded by the coding sequence GTGCTGAAGTTCCGTGTTGTGGCGTTGCTGGTGGTGGCCGCGTTGATCGCCGCCGCATGTGGTGGTGGCGGCGACGAGTCGGCCGATGAGGCCACGCCGACGCCCACCGAGGAGTCGACCCCGGAGCCGACCCCCGAGCCCACCCCCGAACCGACGCCCGAGCCCACGGAGGAGCCGACCCCCGAGCCCACCCCCGAACCGACGCCCGAGCCCGAGCCGCTGTGGTGGGACCTGCTCGAAGTCGGCTCCTGCTTCGACGACCCGTTGGACTTCGACTACGGAGCGCAGATCATCGAACCTGTCGACTGCGCCCAGCTCCATGACAACGAGATCTTCCACACGGTCGAATACCCGGCCGATTCGGACACCTTCCCCGGCCTCGACGTCCTGTTCGAGTACGCCGACGAGGACGTGTGCGTGGACCCCTACGAGGAGTTCACCGGCTTCACGCTCGAGGAACAGCCGATTCCCTACTTCTCCATCGTCCCCAACGAGGAGACGTGGCCCGCTGGTGACCGCCGCATCACGTGCGCCGTCTACGAGGTGGAGGGACTCATCGGTTCGGTCGCCAGCGCCGGACTGTCGGCTCCCGAGTTGGTCGCTCTCTACGTCGCCCGGGTCGACGACCAGGTGGACCTCTTCCTGGCGGTCCCCGGTCAGGAACCTGTCAACATCACCAACACCCCCGAAGAGGAGGACAACGTCCCGCCGTCGGTCTCCGAGGCCAGCCTCGCCGTGTTCGGTCGTGCGTTCGACGAGGAGGGCACCGACACCGACATCTGGTCGATCGACCTGCTCACCGGTGAGCAGACCAACATCTTGGACTCGACCGCGGATGAGGCGATCCCGAGGATTCGCAACGACGGCAGCCGCATCGCCTACATCTCCGACGAGGGCACCGACGAGTACGACGTCTGGTCGATGAATCCGGACGGGTCGGACCGCGTGCGGCTGACCGACAACCCCGACCGGGACTCCAACCCCAACTGGTCGCCCGACGGCTCACAGATCGTCTACCGGGCCCGTGTCGAGGGGAACTCCGACATCTGGATCATGAACGCCGACGGGTCGGACCCGCAGCGGCTGACCGACGACCCCGGCGGCGACTACGACCCGGTCTTCTCGCCCGACGGGACGAAGATCGCCTTCACTTCGGACCGCACCGGGGACTTCGAGATCTGGGTGATGGACCTCGACGGGTCGAACCAGACGAACCTGACCAACCACCCCGCAGACGACGAGCACCCGAACTGGACGTCGGACTCCAACGGCATCGGATTCACCTCCGACCGCTGGAGCACCAGCCTCTGGCTCATGCGCGCCGACGGATCGGACCAGACCCTGTTCCTACCGCAGCCCCTCGCGGGATACGGCGTCTTCAGCGGACCGCTTCCCTGA
- a CDS encoding diguanylate cyclase — protein MRSARSATGRSATAPISSRAALRRFVPLAAVIVVLIAAAAVFFHRVEVDSRVDSVASDEGAVVETLDSLVIGALSPVVTDLGVFASLPPWTMSIDAEARDEMVTKLFVIASDRKGRYDQVRFLDVDGQERVRVDRIDGESVVVAGSGLQNKADRYYFVETMALDRDEVFISRLDLNVERGELEIPYQPMIRAGTPVFDAAGDPLGVVIINFDATGLLDLVEDFDQRADGEVALVDGEGYWLAAPDPALEWGWMTGATDTTFAAVNPDEWAVAGSEGGGQFETDLGFVTFSTFDPTNRLADALAEADGVTLEPVRSPSGLGTWTVVSVVPASEMGAIRADVAWTVTAVAGPVGLVLLLAAWFIARSRVRDEDARRERSQAAAVFDATSEGIIVTTPEGTTTRVNRAFEEVTGLVHGDVIGERPEVFVADGSWLDFAAVAGAIATDGEWHGDAWVRGTDGEPRPISIAVSPITDADGTVQSYVGIVSDISSRHVREARLRNRAFRDELTGLPNRAALVDALDLAAVVAGGETAGVGVLFLDLDGFKEVNDSLGHKAGDELLVAMGDRIRSAVRDADMLARLGGDEFVVLLADIAAPEMAERAAERIIDALGTPFDLTAGAACVSASIGIAMGVGEVTDPDELLDRADRAMYEAKRAGRATYRFDAGSPGEDVEV, from the coding sequence ATGAGGTCCGCCCGTTCCGCCACGGGCCGATCGGCGACGGCGCCCATCTCCAGTCGGGCTGCTCTGCGTAGGTTCGTGCCACTCGCCGCGGTCATCGTCGTTCTCATCGCAGCCGCCGCGGTGTTCTTCCATCGCGTCGAGGTCGACAGTCGCGTCGACAGCGTCGCTTCCGACGAGGGCGCCGTCGTCGAGACGCTCGACTCGCTGGTCATCGGTGCGCTCAGCCCGGTGGTCACCGACCTCGGGGTGTTCGCGTCATTGCCGCCGTGGACCATGTCCATCGATGCCGAGGCGCGCGACGAGATGGTGACGAAACTGTTCGTCATCGCCTCGGACCGCAAGGGCCGCTACGACCAGGTCCGCTTTCTCGACGTGGACGGCCAGGAGCGGGTGCGTGTGGATCGCATCGACGGGGAGTCGGTGGTCGTCGCGGGGTCAGGTCTTCAGAACAAGGCCGACAGGTACTACTTCGTGGAGACCATGGCGCTCGACAGGGACGAGGTGTTCATCTCACGGCTGGATCTGAACGTCGAGCGCGGGGAACTGGAGATCCCCTACCAGCCGATGATCCGCGCGGGCACACCGGTCTTCGATGCCGCCGGAGATCCGCTGGGCGTCGTCATCATCAACTTCGACGCGACCGGCCTGCTCGATCTCGTCGAGGACTTCGACCAGCGGGCCGACGGTGAGGTCGCTCTCGTCGACGGCGAGGGCTACTGGCTCGCGGCCCCCGACCCCGCGCTGGAGTGGGGGTGGATGACGGGAGCGACGGACACCACCTTCGCGGCAGTCAACCCCGACGAGTGGGCGGTCGCAGGCAGTGAGGGCGGCGGGCAGTTCGAGACGGATCTGGGCTTCGTGACGTTCAGCACCTTCGATCCGACCAACCGGCTCGCCGATGCTCTCGCTGAAGCCGACGGGGTGACCCTGGAGCCGGTGCGTTCACCATCGGGTCTCGGCACCTGGACGGTCGTTTCGGTCGTCCCGGCTTCGGAGATGGGCGCCATCCGTGCCGATGTCGCGTGGACCGTGACCGCCGTGGCCGGGCCGGTCGGCCTGGTTCTGTTGCTGGCGGCCTGGTTCATCGCCCGGAGCCGCGTCCGCGACGAAGATGCCCGCCGTGAGCGCTCCCAGGCGGCGGCGGTCTTCGACGCGACATCGGAAGGCATCATCGTCACCACTCCCGAAGGGACCACGACGAGGGTGAACCGTGCCTTCGAGGAGGTGACCGGGCTCGTCCACGGCGACGTCATCGGCGAGCGGCCGGAGGTGTTCGTTGCCGATGGTTCCTGGCTGGATTTCGCTGCTGTCGCCGGTGCCATCGCCACAGACGGCGAATGGCACGGCGACGCCTGGGTGCGCGGGACCGATGGCGAGCCGCGGCCCATATCGATCGCCGTGTCACCCATCACCGATGCCGACGGCACCGTGCAGAGCTACGTGGGAATCGTCAGCGACATCAGCTCACGCCACGTGCGTGAAGCGAGACTGCGCAACCGTGCCTTTCGAGACGAGCTGACAGGCCTACCCAACCGCGCCGCGCTCGTCGACGCTCTCGATCTCGCCGCCGTGGTGGCGGGCGGCGAGACCGCCGGTGTCGGCGTCCTGTTCCTCGACCTCGACGGCTTCAAGGAGGTGAACGACAGCCTCGGGCATAAGGCCGGCGACGAGCTCCTCGTCGCGATGGGTGATCGAATCCGCAGTGCGGTCCGTGACGCCGACATGCTCGCCCGCCTCGGTGGGGACGAGTTCGTCGTCCTGCTCGCCGACATCGCAGCTCCCGAGATGGCGGAGCGGGCCGCCGAGCGAATCATCGACGCCCTCGGCACACCCTTCGACCTGACTGCAGGCGCCGCTTGCGTGTCGGCCAGCATCGGTATTGCGATGGGGGTGGGGGAGGTGACCGATCCCGACGAGCTGCTCGACCGCGCGGATCGGGCGATGTACGAAGCGAAGAGGGCGGGCAGGGCCACCTACCGCTTCGACGCCGGCTCTCCCGGGGAGGACGTGGAGGTCTGA